The following proteins are co-located in the Mesorhizobium sp. M1E.F.Ca.ET.045.02.1.1 genome:
- a CDS encoding hydantoinase B/oxoprolinase family protein: MFDRTNLQVLANHARAAAENMAHTLHRTAHSAFVKETQDFTVMLMDRWGATFAVPMELGATWYPGLSYHRAIAMVDDYRPGDVAFTNDPYSGHVATHAPDTHLWKPVFVDGEIVAWTGGHIHNTDMGGAVPASLSRALTEIHQEGIRFPPMKLVREGVFDETILRIMSTNVRKPELNIGDIKALVGALNTGERKIQAMVKKFGKAGFIEGVSALLDHAEAQARDVLRAMPDGTWEFADYADEDSVEANPCRLKLTLTIDGDEAVLDFTGSDPQLGSSLNVPSGGDPRHTMLLVGVYYVLYTLNPKLLLNMGLTRPFTCITPQGSVLNPVHPAAVGMRSLTCARLRSVIFGAFSQAVPERLPAAPAGNNCIVNVMTVDERTSRSVIAAVNPVVGGGGAMPHRDGTNGSGADAAYLKNTPIEITETETPVEFVKYGLARDSGGAGRWRGGLATEMAFRVFAPDSRITARNRDRSFFRPWGVLGGKAAGLSDMVVNPGTGHERRLGNIDTAVLQPGDVLEIRSAGGGGRGDPHQREPWRVAQDVRRGYVSAAAAESEYGVVIRDGEVDRQATERLRAGQKPSAGHFHFGPEREGYEAQWTQAAYGRLHALLDALPIHWRFFAKTEIFRRMKGRSGPEGVQAAFDAACERFPELPRPGAVREAAE, translated from the coding sequence ATGTTTGACCGCACAAACCTTCAGGTTCTGGCGAACCATGCCCGCGCGGCCGCCGAGAACATGGCGCACACGCTGCATCGCACCGCGCACTCCGCCTTCGTCAAGGAAACGCAGGACTTCACCGTGATGCTGATGGACCGTTGGGGGGCGACCTTCGCCGTCCCGATGGAACTCGGCGCCACCTGGTATCCCGGGCTTTCCTATCACCGTGCAATCGCGATGGTCGACGACTACCGGCCGGGCGACGTCGCCTTCACCAACGATCCTTATTCGGGCCACGTCGCCACGCACGCGCCCGACACGCATTTGTGGAAGCCCGTCTTCGTCGACGGTGAGATCGTCGCCTGGACCGGAGGGCACATCCACAACACCGACATGGGCGGGGCGGTGCCGGCTTCGCTCAGCCGCGCGCTGACCGAAATCCATCAGGAAGGTATCCGCTTTCCGCCGATGAAGCTGGTGCGGGAAGGCGTCTTCGACGAGACGATCCTGCGGATCATGAGCACCAATGTGCGCAAGCCCGAGCTCAACATCGGTGACATCAAGGCACTGGTCGGCGCGCTCAACACCGGCGAGCGCAAGATCCAGGCGATGGTGAAAAAATTCGGCAAGGCCGGATTCATCGAGGGTGTTTCGGCACTTCTCGACCATGCGGAGGCGCAGGCGCGCGATGTGCTGCGCGCCATGCCCGACGGCACTTGGGAGTTCGCCGACTATGCCGACGAGGATTCGGTCGAGGCCAATCCCTGCCGGCTGAAGCTGACGCTGACGATCGACGGCGACGAAGCGGTGCTCGACTTTACCGGCTCCGATCCGCAGCTCGGCTCCTCGCTCAACGTTCCATCGGGCGGCGACCCGCGCCACACCATGCTGCTCGTCGGTGTCTACTACGTGCTCTATACGCTTAATCCGAAGCTCCTGCTCAACATGGGCCTCACGCGGCCATTCACCTGTATTACGCCGCAAGGGTCGGTGCTGAACCCTGTCCATCCGGCGGCGGTCGGCATGCGCTCGCTCACTTGCGCGCGGCTGCGGTCGGTCATCTTCGGCGCCTTCTCGCAGGCCGTGCCCGAGCGCCTCCCTGCCGCCCCGGCCGGCAACAACTGCATCGTCAACGTCATGACCGTCGATGAGCGCACCAGCCGGAGCGTCATCGCGGCGGTGAACCCGGTGGTGGGCGGCGGCGGCGCGATGCCGCATCGCGATGGCACCAACGGATCGGGCGCCGATGCCGCCTATCTCAAGAACACGCCGATCGAAATCACCGAGACCGAAACCCCGGTCGAGTTCGTGAAATACGGGCTCGCCCGGGATAGTGGCGGCGCGGGCCGCTGGCGCGGCGGGCTGGCGACCGAAATGGCCTTCCGCGTCTTTGCCCCCGACTCCAGGATCACGGCCCGCAATCGCGACCGCAGCTTCTTCCGTCCCTGGGGCGTGCTGGGCGGCAAGGCGGCGGGCCTGTCGGACATGGTCGTCAATCCGGGGACCGGGCACGAGCGGCGGCTGGGCAACATCGACACAGCGGTCCTGCAGCCGGGCGACGTGCTGGAGATCCGCTCCGCCGGCGGCGGCGGGCGCGGCGATCCGCATCAGCGCGAGCCCTGGCGGGTCGCGCAGGACGTGCGGCGTGGCTACGTCTCGGCGGCAGCAGCCGAAAGCGAGTATGGCGTCGTCATTCGCGACGGCGAGGTCGACCGGCAGGCGACGGAGCGGCTGCGCGCCGGACAAAAGCCTTCCGCCGGCCATTTCCATTTCGGCCCGGAGCGCGAAGGCTATGAAGCGCAGTGGACACAGGCTGCCTATGGCCGGCTCCACGCTCTGCTGGACGCCTTGCCGATCCACTGGCGCTTCTTCGCCAAGACGGAGATCTTCCGCCGCATGAAAGGCCGCTCCGGGCCGGAAGGCGTCCAGGCGGCTTTCGACGCGGCCTGCGAACGGTTTCCCGAATTGCCCCGTCCCGGTGCGGTCCGGGAGGCCGCGGAATGA